The sequence TGGATAAGCCCAGTTATAGTAGTTGCCAAAATTTTGATGCAAGACTTATGGAAGGAAAAGTCTGGGTGGGATGAGGATATCTCACCAGAAAAATATAATCAATGGAAGGTGTTTGCCGAAAATCTACCTCatgtagaaaatattaaaatacctCGCTGGTTAAGTTTTGCACCAAATTACCATGTCCAAATTCATGGATTTTGTGACGCCTTGGAGAAAGCGTATTGCGCTATGATTTATATAAGGACTGAAAGCACCACGGGTAACATAAATATCAGCCTACTAATGCAAAAACAAAAGTCGCTCCTATAAAGAAAACTACTGTTCCAAAACTCGAATTGTGTGGAGCTTTGTTGCTGACAAAATTGATAAAAAGGGTtataaattactcaaaattatcTTACGAATTGTTATTGTGGACGGATTTGTCAATTGTGCTCGGTTGGTTACAGAAGGATCCCCATACACTTAAGACTTTCGTTGGAAACCGAGTATCGGAAATTCTCAGCGTTGCAAGTGCCAAGCAATGGAAACATGTAAAAACTTTAGAAAATCCCGCAGATTTAGGTAGTCGCGGCTGCTCTCCACAAGAACTCTTGCAGAGTACACTCTGGTGGAACGGGCCCCCTTGGCTCAAACAATCCGTATCTAGCTGGCCAACACCCAGGACATTTGATCCCATTGATTTAGAAACGAAGGGAAACGCCAACGAATACAAATGTGCAGAACAGAGTTCTAACTTTCATTTACAACCTACGCACGTAGATTCCACATTGAATACATCAGAGGCACATCACAATGAGCTAAATGATATTCTGGAAGAATTTTCATCGCTTGATCGAGCTTTAAGAATCATTAGTTATCGATTGAGGTTTATTCACCGCATAATGAGGAAACCAACTTCAACCGAAAAGTATATAACTGCCAAAGAAATTACATTTACCAAGCACAGGCTTCTAAGCATCACTCAACAACTCCACTTTGAGTCTGAATAcaaaagtttaaaagaaaagaCACCTTTGTCTCGGAAGCAGACTTTTATCTCTAAATCCATTTATGGATGATAAAGGTCTTATACGAGTAGGTGGGCGACTTCACAATTCCGAACTAAGCTATGAGGAGCAGCATCCAATAATAATACCTGAAAAATGTCAATTCTCTAAGCTACTTGTCGATTTTACACATCGTATCTTGCTGCATGCCGAGCATCATACTATGCTAAGAGCAATCAGGCAAGGAGTTTATATTCCCCGGCTGAAGACTCTGGTACGAAAATGCATCCGTAATTGCAAGACGTGTACAGTTTACAAACAAAAGTTGCAGCATCAGATCATGGCAGCTCTTCCCCCGGAACGAGTTAAATTTTCGCTACCGTTTACCTACACGGGTGTCGACTTTGCCGGCCCCTTTGGCGTTAAGTCCTCTAATTTAAGaaatgcaaaaattttgaaagccTACACCGCAGTTTTCGTTTGTTTTTCAACACGTGCAGTTCATCTAGAGCCTTGCTCTGACCTATCCACTGATGCCTTCCTTGCTTGTTTTAGCAGATTTACTGGACGTAGAGGTCTACCTAAGACGTTGTTTTCCGATAATGGAAGAAATTTCATTGGAGCAAATCTGGCCCTCCTCAAAGCCCACAACaattttctaataacagcaGAACAagcgttaataaataaatacagcaTATTAGGATTTACTTGGTCATTTATCCCACCTTATGCACCCCACATGGGTGGTATATGGGAGGCTGCCGTGAAAAGCATGAAAATGCATCGAAAAAAGGTAACCAACTCCTTCTCATTTACGTTCGAGGAATTCACcacattacttattaaaatcgaggCAGTATTGAATTCAAGGCCACTATCCTCGATAACTGAAAATCCCAACGAGATTTTACCTTTGACTCCGGGACATCTGTTACGCGGCGCACCTCTTGTGGCTCCACCTGAAACTCCATCTGACCCGAATGCTAAAAACTTGCCTTTCTTGAAACGCTGGGAGCGTTTAAAATCCCTACAACATATTTTTGCTCAAAGATGGAAAAATGAATACATCACCGAGTTACAACGTCGCTATAAATGGAAAAAAGAAAGAGATAATCTTAAGCCAAATGATATTGTCATTGTAAAAGACGATTCATTACCGTCCACCGATTGGCGGCTTGGTCGCGTCACGAACGTAGTTTATGGAAAGGACAACAAAGTTCGCGTCGCTGTCGTTTTACCGCAGAATGGAATTATACGAAGATCCATCGTGAAACTCTGCATACTTCCAACTGAGAGTGACCACCAGAAAAATGTAGGCAGAAATATAACCCCTAATTCATCAAAAGTCACCTCTCAAAacccaaagaaaatttgattAATCCAATCCATTCAAaccctcaaaaaaaaataaactgaaatgcAGCTAATAACACTTTTAGATAGTAACcgcacaatttatttattttttcgcaCTGTATGTATTTCTTTTGTCTCCTTTTCTATGTATTTAGATGGAAGAGAGACGCCCCCGATGTCACATATGCCGTCAAAACCATCCTATAAAATATTGTAAGCAGTTCAGGGAATGGAGTGTTACGCTGAGACGGCTGTCTATACAAAATAAGGGATACTGTCTAAACTGTTTAGCGCACTTTCATACCCGGGAGTTTTGCTATTCTAGAGGCCGATGTACCGTCCGCATGGCAGATGATCGGATATGTGAAGCTAGACATCATACCCTTCTCCACCGTTCGATATATGACCCACTTTCTTCGAGCTTTGAAGATGAAAACGAGGACTATCCATATTCTTTAAGCGAAACGCCGGATTAGGAAATCTCAATAAATCTTGATCCAGTGGATGTTACTACCCCTCCACATGAGGAAGAAGAAgaccgattaattgaatttccAATCCCAGTCGAAGATAATATGCCTCCTCATGAGGAAAAGGATAAGATGATAACCCAACTTCCTCATACAGCGTTACACCATTCAGTGGTAATTGACCCCCTAGTCCGGGTTAACCTCAACTATCGGGGACAAAAGATGTATACATCCTTCATATTAGACCGTAATGTGTCGCAATCTTTTCTATTACACGATGTTGCTCGAATGCTCCCAGAATTTAGACCAAATCCTAGTACTATCGGAGAGCGATTCGGACGATTTGAACTCGAGCCGGCGTTCTCACATCCAGAGCACAACAAAATCGGAATTGACTTGCGTCTAGTAGACCACATACCTTTCTCTCCACCAGAGCCGAGTTAAGCTACCACCattgcaaaacattttaaatcctATGAGCCCCAAGCTCACCCTGACTTTACCAGCTGTAAAGAAATTGACGGTGTATTGGGCGAAGACGTTGCTTCACAAATATTTAAGCCACATTATGTTCCACCAATCACTAGTTTTGCTGTTGCACACAAGTCCACATTTGGCTATATAATTTCTGGAAAATGGAGCGGCTGCATTTGCCACAGTTTAGAGGCCGGAATATGTTGAATCGAGTTCAACAAATcatatatatatacagtggtggccacgaaTTTAAGACACGACATGTCACTTATATATTTCTGATAATTTTTACATCTtatcgaacaaattttagatttatgttatttttttaaagatccTAGTAAtgctatgaaaaaaaattaacaatagttTGTTACCTATATTTTGTttcgaatatttatttacatattatacAGATTAATACAAGTTTTAGCCTGGTCATGAATTTAGGACATaggcaaaataaaagttaattctCTAAATTAAGACTCAGTTTCATAAAACAATCCTAGTATTTGGTAGGAAATCCTTTATTTTGGATCACAGCAGCGCATCTTCTGGGTAAACTTTCAACTAAGGCCATACAGCGTTTCTTAGGAATGGCATACCAAGCCTTTTGAATTTCTTCCCATAAATCGCCCAAATTTTTTGGCTTTACTGCTCGTACATGCTCCTCAACATCATTCCACAAGTTCTCAATTGGATTGAGGTCCGGGGATTGAGCTGGCCACTTCAGAACTGTTATATTATTATCCTCTAAGCAACTCTTCACTAGGCGTGAAGTGGGCTTAGGGTCATTATCATGCATAAATTTCCACATTAGAGGCATGCTGTCTTCAGCGAATGGTATCATGACGCTTGTCAgtatgtttttgtaaatgtgCTGGTCCATTTTACTCATAATCTTGTGAATAGGACCTACACCATGCCAGGAAAATGCTGCCCACACCATGACATTGCCACCACCATGCTTAACCGTTTTAAGGGTGTACTTTGGGTGATGCTGCAGGTTTGGAGGACGCCATACGTACTGTTTTCCATCAGAACCGAAGCGGCAAAACTTCTACTCGTCGCTCCAAagtatatttttccaaaatgtcaTCGGCTTATTGAGATGTTCTCTTGAAAACGCTAGTCgggatttaatatttttttttgacacaAGTGGTTTACGCTGGACTATACACCCACGTAAGTTTTACTCGTTCAGACGTCTTCTTATTGTCCTGGACGATATATTAATACCAAAATCCGATGAAATCTCGCTTTTAATTTTACCTGAGCTCTTGAAAGGATCTTTAACAgctaatttataaattaagctATCCTCCCTAGGTGTAGTTTTTCGGGCTCTAGGGTGCTGTTTGACATTTTTGGTGGTACCATGTTGCTTGATGTGTTCAAGTGCGTTGTATATCTTGGATCTGGAACATTTAAGTAGCTTGGAAATCTCCATTATTGTTTTTCCATCAGTATTCATTTGTTGGATCAGTTTTCGCTCGGCATCCGAACTCCAAGTACCTCTGGCCATTTCTAACTAAATAATTTGATGTATTCCAACATAAAATGGAATGAAACATTCATTACTTACCCTTTAGCTTCAAAAAACACCAAATAGTCActtaaaaaccaaatatttgttatatgttTTAAATTCGTGTCCAGCTTTAAAAGCACGTTTTTACGAAAGTATaataaaaatagcaacaaaatgtaaaaacaaacaaaacaaaatagcgGTACTTCTTCTTAACATTACAGGGTACACTGAAAAATAAACATGATCTAATTTAATATTGCAGGGTTGTAAAAATTATCATATCTAAGTTCGTTATAAGTCGTGTCTTAAAttcgtggccaccactgtatatattattttttgtttttagttttatagtACCATGGCTTTGCCATCTCtgttctattattttttttgtacataagACAAGAAgtctaaattttgttatattctttttttttaacgaaacattttttttgtattattagccCATACggttctttattttttctttttaagttagtATTAAATTGATGTTTGTAGCTTGAACAATAAACTCAAGCATTTGAATTCAGTCAAAATTCTTaagtgttttttatttcaacacCAACAAACCTCACGGGAAGAGGAGTCACCTCGCCCCAACAGAATTGATTATTAATCTGAAACCAAGAAGTCAACTACTATTACAAGAAGTCAACAGCTATTACATGGCGATCCTGCCGACACCGATTCCTGGATGGGGGAAATCTAAAGATCCTGCCAAATTGAAAACCCTAGATATGGAAGGAAGCTAGAAGAAATGACTACCTccggaataaaaacaaaaacaagatgtaagaaaataataaaataagtgaaaaacaaaaaatgtttaataagatAAAACCAGTAATAATTGTGGTATTTGACCAGAAAATGCATTGGCATGTTTGgcaaatactaaaataataaaaatattcaaactatagttaatttatatatgtttgaCTAGAAAATGTATTGGCATGTCTGGCAAATGatgaattaagaaaataaactaaatttaagtaaaaacaaaaagggaaaattatttttttttaaatgcggaaattccaaaaataactttaaaaaaaaaattataaataattttttttttttttaaaaaaaagattaatgaAGTTGTAGCAGCTTCTACAAGTTCACCAAAAGCCGTAAGCGTTAGCATGGAAGTGATCATACTGATGAGCACAGCAATGACATTGATTGTAATAATGAAATATCTGAagaagtatataaaaaaaaattagacgtCAAACCGTTGGAGCTGGCGTAttacacaataacaaaaaaaataattagtaaAAGAAAAGCCATTATTATGTAAacgtattttaataaatattcgaaatcatgaattatattatatatttaagaataatgaaataacaatataaatttaaactaatattaatttacaaattgtaCCTACATTTCATAGTGGACGAAAGAAGAAAAGTTAGGAAGTAAATAAGATATAACAATAGAATAGatacaaaatacatattaacaAGTTTAGTCAATTGCGGAAAGacgcattaaatattttaaaattgcatgAAGATAAATCCATGCAATCCAGTAGTACTGCAGTattgacagaaaaaaaaataaactatagaCAAAATGTCAGAAGAGGGTCTTAACGTTGCCGAATTGGCATCTATTTCTAAACTCATAACAACTTTTAGTGGAACAAAGGAAGAATTAAATCCATTTATAGCAAATTTGGAGATTCTGAGAGACACGTTCCCACAAAGTAAAAGAAACTCATTTTTCAACTTTGTATACAAAACAAAGATAACACTTCAAGTACAAAATAGGCTCAGACAGACAGAGGTACCAACCTCTATAGACACTTAAATTTCAACATTAAAGGAAGCTTATAAACCAAAAGAGTCACCAAATATAATTCTAAATGAATTGACAAGATTCTCGGATAGAATAGAGCAATTAACAATggaattgaatgaaattcaaataagtACTTTGGGAGAAGAAAACAGAAACGTAATAAGTGAAACGAATGCAGTTATAGCATTTAACACATTCAAAAACGGATTAAAAAACAATGACATTATTAGAACCATAGAAGCAAGCAGGGTGAAGAAGCTTAGCGAGGCTATCGAAATAGCAATAGAAGCTTCAACTGATATAAGACAGACCCAAGTAATGTTCCAGTCTATGCAACCaaggaacaattttaaaaatttcaataataaaaacagaaacaatTTTAACTCAAATTATTCCCGAAATGGAAGTaactacaataataataataacaacatgaATAGGAacactaataataataacaacagatttaacaataacaatcaaAATAGAAGCGGATACAGTGAAAGAGTAAACCGTGGTGGAATGAATAACATCAATAGAAATAATTATAGAAGAAATGAGAACAATAAcagaaacaataacaacaactacaataataaCAGAAACAATAATAACTATCGTAATAACCAATACAGAGGTCGAAATGCATATCATGTACAAGAACAGGGAAACTCGCAAGATCCGGAGACCATACGACAACACGGATCTCCGGAGCAGATCGAATAAATTCAAACAATGTATTTACCATTTCATCTGATCTTAAAAGCTATGTCAAATTAAATGTGCTAAACACGCATCGTACACTAACTTTTCTAATTGACACGGGATCCGAAGTCTCTTTGTGCAAAGAGGATTTATTACCAAAATACGATGAAGATCCAGATGATTATTGCTGCTTAACAGGAATCACAAGGGAAGAAATAAGATCATTAGGTTCCTCAGAAATATCAATACAAATTGATGAAACAATATTCAAGCATAAAATACATATGGTAAAAGAAGACTTTCCCATTTACACTGACGGTATACTAGGACGAGATTTTCtgttaaaatataattgtaacatatactacgtttatacgcacggcttattcgcaaataaaatattgcatgcagaaaaatttgccgcataaacagtgaattaattttttatttgcgaatagctaactcacgaaaacaattcctgattaacgacactatttgcaaataagattttaagcattgtcatatgttttaacatttttagtttactaagactttttttaaatatttcattgtgtttttgcattaattggattgcgagacaaatatgaattttagattctatcatttttgcatttaaaaaataaaaaatttatcatattttgttcaaaaacattactaccaatttattaaagtttaccatccggcatcacataaaaacataaattttccgacttataaacagtgagttagttaattgcaaataatttttatttgcgaataggctacgtataaacgtagtaatagaCTATGAAACATTTATACTAACTATTAATGTTGGAAAAGACATTTTGACATTACCAATACATAATAACACATTCAACATAACAACATTAAAGATACCACCAAGAAGTGAAATTATAGTaccatttaaattaaacattgaaGAAGATGGAGTAATATGCAATCGAGAAATTGCAGAAGGTGTGTTTCTGGTTAATGCCATAATCCCAATAACAggaaataaacatataaaactaTTGAATGTAACAGATAGAACTATAATAATAGAGAATTTGAAAGTGGAAACTACTCCACTAAAAAACTATGAAATATTCAGAACTAGCGATGTGAAAACTAAGTGTGACAGAGAACGATTCAATAGATTATTGAAAAAACTAAACGTAGACAACAATGATGATGTGGCGAAAagggaattattaaaaatacttgAGAAATATCAGTCAATATTTCATTTAGACGGCGAGAAtttgacaacaaaaaatttctataatcaAACCATTCACTTGAATGACGCAAATCCAGTTTACATAAAGAACTATCGTTTACCGCAAACGCATACCGAAGAAATTAACAACAAAGTAAAAGgactattaaaacaaaagataaTAGAACCATCTATAAGCCCATACAATGCTCCACTATTGCTCCCAATGTTAGTTCCTATAAAGGGACAGAACGATCTAAAAAAATGGAGACTAGTCGTTGATTTCAGGAAGTTAAATGATAAAATAGTAAATGATAAATTTCCTTTGACGAGATTAGACGATGTTTTGGATAGACTGAGTagagcaaaatatttttctacattgGATATGACAAGTTCATTCCATCAAATTGAGCTTGACCAAGAATCAAGACCTTTCACAGCTTTTTCAACTCCAAATGTCATTACCAATACACCAGGTTACCTTTTGGATTAAAGATATCTTCAAATAGTTTCCAGAGAATGTTAACCATAGCATTATCGGGACTAGAGTCTGAAGCATTTGAGTATGTGGATGACATAATAGTTTATGGATGTAGCTTAAAACATCACAACAGCAACTTGATTAGTGTTTTCGACAGATTGTCTAGATATAATCTAAAACTGAATGCAAGCAAATGTTGTTTCTTAAAACCAGAAGTTATATATTTGGGACACTTGATAACATCAAATGGTATCAAACCAGACCCGAGTAAGCATGAAGCAATTTTGAAATATCCAATTCCCAAGAACGCTGATGATGTGAGAAGATTCGTAGCATTTTGTAACTATTATAGAcgatttatcaaaaattttgcaGATATTGCAAATTGTTTAAACAGATTATTAAAAAAGGGCACAAAATTCGAATGGCCACAAGAATGCCAAATAGCATTCGAAACTTTAAAGAACAAATTAATTAGTCCACCAATTTTGCAATACCCAAATTATGACGAAACTTTC comes from Calliphora vicina chromosome 2, idCalVici1.1, whole genome shotgun sequence and encodes:
- the LOC135950581 gene encoding uncharacterized protein LOC135950581, translating into MAALPPERVKFSLPFTYTGVDFAGPFGVKSSNLRNAKILKAYTAVFVCFSTRAVHLEPCSDLSTDAFLACFSRFTGRRGLPKTLFSDNGRNFIGANLALLKAHNNFLITAEQALINKYSILGFTWSFIPPYAPHMGGIWEAAVKSMKMHRKKVTNSFSFTFEEFTTLLIKIEAVLNSRPLSSITENPNEILPLTPGHLLRGAPLVAPPETPSDPNAKNLPFLKRWERLKSLQHIFAQRWKNEYITELQRRYKWKKERDNLKPNDIVIVKDDSLPSTDWRLGRVTNVVYGKDNKVRVAVVLPQNGIIRRSIVKLCILPTESDHQKNVGRNITPNSSKVTSQNPKKI